DNA from Synechococcus sp. CBW1108:
CCAGGCCATGGCCGACCCCGCGCTGCAACCTGACGCCATCGTGGTGGGCTCCGGTGCCACCGGCGGCGTGGCGGCCATGGTGCTGGCCGAAGCCGGCCTGAATGTGCTGGTGCTAGAGGCGGGGCCGGAGCTGGGCTGGCGCGAGGCCCTCGGCAGCGAGCCGCTCAATAGCGCCCGGCGCCTGGCCCATATCTCCAGCGGCAAGCAACGGCTCCAACGCCACCACCCGGGGTATTGGAAACACAATCCAAACCTGTTCGTCGATGAGCGGCGCAACCCCTACACCACCCCCGCTGATGCCCCCTTTCTGTGGACCCGAGGGCGGCAAGTGGGCGGCAAAAGTCTCACCTGGGGTGGCATCACCCTGCGGCTCTCCGACTACGAATTCCAGGCCGACGCCCGCACTGGCCAGGGGCCAGGCTGGCCAATCGGCAGCAGGGAGCTGGCCCCCTACTACGGGCGGCTCGAGCAGCTACTGGGGGTGCACGGTGGCTGCGATGGGCTGAGCCAGTTGCCCGATGGCCACTTCCTGCCCCCCCTGCCCTTCACCCCGGGCGAACGGCACCTGCAGAGCCGCATCGCAGCCGAGCTCGGGCTGCCCCTGATTCACTCCCGCGGCTTCAGGCTGCATCGGCAGGCGGGCTGGCCCCGCTCCGCCAGCCAGGGAAGCACCCTGGCCAGGGCCCTGGCCACCGGCCGCACCCAGGTGCGCAGCAACGCGGTGGTGAGCCACCTGCTGATCCGAGGCGACAGGGCCGAGGGGGTGGTGCTGGTGAATGGAGCCACGGGCGCCCAGGAGCGGCTCAGCGCCCCCCTGGTGGTGCTGTGTGCATCCACGATCGAAACCGTACGGATCCTGCTGCACTCCAGTGAGGCCCACCAGAGCGGCGGGCTGGTCGATCCATCGGCAAGCCTGGGGCGCCACCTGATGGATCACATCTCCAGCAGCCGCTTCTTCTCCATTGCCGGAGTGGGCCCGCCGCAGGAAGAGGTGGAGCTCTCAGGAGCCGGCAGCTGCTTCATTCCCAACACCGTCAACCTGGAGCCGGGCAGCCAGAGCGACTTCCAGGGCGGCTACGGCCTCTGGTGCGCCCTGCAGCGTTTCGACCCGCCCAAGCTGCTGCAGCGGCGCCGCGGCGAGGCGGTGGGCTTCCTGATCGGCCACGGCGATGTGCTGCCCGATCCGGCCAACCAGGTGACCCTGAACACCAACCAGCTCGATGCCTGGGGGTTGCCCACGGTCCATATCAACTGCCGCTGGGGCGCCAACGAGCAGCGGCTGCTGGCCCACATGCACGGCCGCATGGAGGACGTTGTGGCCGCCGCCGGCGGCCAGATCCGGGCGATCGAAGAGCTGTTCGTGCTGCCGCTGCTGGAGCCCTGGCTCCGCACCAGCCTGGCGGTTAGCCCGGGGGCCCCACCCCCCGGCTACTACATCCATGAGCTGGGAGGGGCCCGCATGGCCGCCACGGCCGACGGGGGGGTGGTGAATTCGCTCAACCAGTGCTGGGGGGCGGCGAACGTGCTGGTGGTGGATGGAGCCTGCTGGCCGCGGGCCGGCTGGCAGAGCCCCACACTCACGGAGATGGCGATCACCTGGCGGGCCTGTGAAGCGGCCGCAGAACGGCTGCGCCACGGGGGTTAGGGGCCCGGGCGCCCAGGCCGCTCGGCAATCCTGTGTCAATCGCCACAATCGATACCGGCCGGGCTGCGCACAATGACTTGGCGACCTTTAACAGGGTCGGGCAAGGGAGAATCAGGCGGAGGTTGGCCCCTCTGCCTTTTTTTTTGGCTCCCCAGCTGGGGGCTTTGGGCTCAGCTGTTGAGGGAAAACCCGTTTAGGTAATGCTGGGCGACGTTTTGATCGCTGCAGCCGTTCTGAAATAGAAAGCTGGCCAGGGCTGAAGAAATCAGCCGGTATTGGTCCCACTGGGGATGCTGGAGCAGAAATTCCTTCATGCCCTCGAACAAAACCTCCGGCACCTCCGCCTCCAAGCTGACGCTGGCGGCCTCCTGCTCGATGCCGGGCTCCATGCAGCTCTCAATACAGCTCTCCATGCAGCGTTGAAGGTGGAGGCGTTCAGTGCTCATCGGCTGGGGAGGGCCCCGCTGCGGTGGCTTAAGTACGCCACAGGGAAGGGGGGTCGGTCAAATCGCACCGCCATCGCCAAACCCATCCCAATCCGGATTGAGATCGCCTGTGCTGACGGTCTCCTGCGGGAGCTGACGGCCCGCAGGAGTGGGGTGGGGTAGCGGGGCCCCGGGCTGTCAAGGGCAAGCTGAACCTTTGGCTGATTTCCCCAGCAGCAAGACTCCACGGGGAGCCTTGAGCGCTTTTTTGTGGAAAAACCCCAGCAAAACTGGGGAAAAGGGGGGCGAAATGGGGAAAGCCGCCATTGGTCAGCAGAGCTTATGCGCCCTGGTCCGGCAAGACTCGTCCCGCGCCGAGACGCTTGCACGGCCTGATCGATCCCGATTCCCTCACCCGCCAGTCCCGCCGCCTTTGCGCAGGGTGCCTGGACCCAGTGGGTGGTCTGCGTGGGGATAGGGGGCGTGGTGATGGCTGTTCTGGTGGTGATGGCTGTGCTCGTGGTGATGGCCAGCTGCGGGCAGGGGAACGCCATCGGGCTGGCAGGCGCCAGTGCACTCCCGCTCACAGAGATCGCAGCCATCGGTGAGGCCCTCAACGTGGTGGTGGTGGCTGTGCTGGGGAGCCCCCACTTCCGTTTCAAAGCCGAGCACCTGGGCCCGGTACTTGCACAGGGAGCAGTTCATCTGGGTGTCACCCCGCACCACCTCGGCAACCCTCTCGACGAAGGTGCCCAGCACCAGGGGGTGGTCAGCCAGGTAGGAAGCCTGCAGGAACTCCACCTCCGGGTGGTCTGCCGCCACCCGCTCGGTGTGCTGCCGGATCCGACTGACCAACACCCCTGAAAACAGAAAGTAGGGAAAGACGATTACACGGCGGTAGCCAAGCCTGACCACATGGCGCAAACCGGGCTCCACCAAAGGGAAGGTGACGCCGGAATAGACGGTTTCGCCCCAGCCGAAACCAAAGCCCTCCACGAGCATCCGGGTCACCTTGGACACATTGGAATTGGCATCCGGATCGGAGGAGCCCCGGCCCACCACCACCAGCAGGGTCTCGTGCAGAGGCACATCGGTCGGGGCCTGGGCCAGGGCTTCGCGGATCCGGGCACCGGCTGCCTGAATCATGTTGAGGTCGATGCCCAGCTCCCGGCCGTAGTCGATGCGCAGGCCAGTTTCGGCTGCGTAGGTGTTCAGCACCGAGGGGATGTCGTTTTTGGCATGGCCGGCGGCAAACAACATGGCCGGCACCGCCAGCACCTGGCCCACCCCCTTTGCCCGCAGGGCGTCGAGGCCATCACGCAAGATTGGCCGGGCGAATTCCAGGTAGCCGTATTCCACCGGCACCGCGGGCAATTGGGCCTGCAGGCCCCGGGCCAGCTGGGCGAATTCAGCCACCGCCAGGCGGTTGCGGCTGCCGTGGCCGCACACCAGAACCCCAATCGGTCCGTGGGGGCCTTGGCTGAGGTCAAGACCGGAGGGGGAAGCCATGGCAGATCACACTTGCTGCGACCCTATTCCCGCAAGTCAGCCGGCAGGATAGGGGGTCTTCAGGCTGCCCAAGCCGCAATGGCCCTGCGCCTCCCCCCCTACCAGGAGCTGCCTGCCCCGGGCCCGGCCAGCGAACTGCTGGAAATTCCCATTGCCCAGCTCCGTCCCACCCAGCTCTGCGTGGGGCTGGCCGAAGTGCGCAGCCGGCTGCGGGACTTCAGCGCAGAGGATGCCGGCGAACGCCGCTCCTACCTGGGCAGCAAGCCGGTTCCCCTGGTGCGCAACCGGGCCGGCCAGATGTGGATGGTGGATCGCCACCACCGGCTGCGGGCCCTGATCGAAATCGCCCCTGGCGCCACCGCCTTTGGCTACGTTGTGCTCGAGCTCGACAGCGACGACCCGCTGCAGGTGCTGGAGATCCTGAAGGAACGGGGCTGGTTGTATCTCTACGACGGCCGCGGCCTGGGGCCCCTGTCGCCCTCAGCCCTGCCCGCCCAGCTGACCGGTCTCCAGGACGACCCCTACCGAAGCCTGGTGTGGAAACTGAAAAAAGAGGGGGTGATCGAGCCAGCGCCGCTGATCCCCTTCCATGAATTTCGCTGGGGAGCCTGGCTGCGCAGCCGGCCCTTACCCCCCTTCAGCTCCGAGCAGCTCGAGCCTGCCCTGCCGCGGGCCATGGCCCTGGCCAAATCCAAGGCTGCCTCCCACCTGGCGGGCTGGAAGGGCAGTGCCTGAAGCCGAAGCCGCGTGATCTCAAGCTGGCTCAGCGATAACCGGCTGACAGTCTTCGCCCTGCCGCTGCTGGGGGGCCTGTTTGGCGACCTGCCGATTACCGCCAGCACGCGGGTGAGTCGGTTGCTGGGCCGGCTCTAGTGCTCCACGCTGGTGATCAGCGATCCCCTGCGCAGCTGATGACCTTTCACCACCTGCTGGTGCCCACAGATGGCTCGGAGCTCTCCAGCCAGGCCGTAGCCCAAGCAGTGGAGCTCGCCGGGGCGATCGGGGCGCGGCTCACCCTGTTTCACGTGCAGACCAACTTCCCGATCTCCCTGGTGGGCGTGGGCGAGCTGGTGGATCCGCACACGGTCGACACCCTGGTGAAGGCGGCACGAGCCCGGGCCGAGCAAATCCTGACGGAAGCTGGCGCGATGGCGGAGGCCGCCGCCGTGCCCTGGGGCCGCGAAACGGTGGTGCATGCCCTGCCCCATGGCGCAATTCTGGAGGCCGCCGGGCGCCTTGGCGCCGACCTGATCGTGATGGCCTCCCACGGGCGCCGCGGCCTGGAGGGGGTGCTTCTGGGCAGCGAAACCCAGCGGGTGCTCAGCCAGAGCCCCTGTCCGGTGCTGGTTGTGCGCTGACCTCTACGCTGCGAGCCAGTGCAACAGGCGAGCTGGTGGCGAAGGACGAAGCAAGCAGGGGTGAGGAACTCCGCGAACTGGGCTGGACCGCCGAGGAGGTGCGCCAGTACGAGGAGCTCTGGGAGTACCGCCAGCGCTGGGGGGCCATCAACCTCGAGCCGGAGGACCGGGTGTTGCTGCGCCGGGCCGAGGCCGCCCTGCCCAAACGGGCCGCCCATGGCAAGGGTTCCGTGAAGAAGACGATCAAGGAGAAGTCCCATTACCGCTGGCTCAGCTTCTACCGCGATGCCATGCTCGCCAGCGCCGCCGAAGTGGGGCTCGCAGCCGATGAAGAGGCCGCCTGGGTGATCCTGCTGGAGGCGGAGCTGGCGGCCCTCGAGCAGCTCCAACCGGTGCTCGGCCTGCCGGACACCCTCAAGGCCAAGGGACTGCTGGCCGCCCGGGAGGCCTGGATCGAGGCCATCGCCAGTCAGGGCCGACTGCTCAGCTTCGACTTCGACGCCCCGCTGCTGGCCCTCAAGCAAAAGGAGAGCAGCAACTGGAAACCCCTGCGCCCGGAGGGCGCCCGCTCCTACCCGGTGCTGGATGCGGCTGGGGCCGCCGCCTTTCGCGCCCAGGTTGGCCCTGCCCTCTCTGCCTGGATGGGGGCCAACTTCCCATCCCTCAAGGAGACCCCTCAGAGCCAACCGGTGGCAGCGGCTGCCGGCTAGGGCACCGGCGCATCGGCACTGGCCTGCACCCGCACCGGCGCCACCTTCCAGATCCGCTCGGCATAGTCGGCAATCGAGCGGTCGCTGCTGAAGAAGCCGCACTTCATCGTGTTGTGCAGGGACATCCGGGCCCAGCGGCTGCGGTTAATCCAGGCCCCATCCACCTCATTTTGGGCGCGACGGTAATCGGCCACATCGGCCATCACCCGGAAGGGGTCATGGCTGGTGAGGCTGGCCAGCAGCGGGTGAAACAGCTCCCCATCGCCCTCACTGAAATAGCCCGAGCCAATCAGCTCCAGGGCCTGCCGCACAACCGGATCCTGCTCGATCCAGGGCATGGGGTGGTAACCGCTGTGGCCCAGCTGCTCGATCTGCTCGGCGGTGTGGCCGAAGAGGAAGAAGTTTTCCGCCCCAACGCAATCGCGGATCTCGATGTTGGCCCCATCGAGGGTGCCGATCGTCACGGCCCCGTTGAGCGCCATCTTCATATTGCCGGTACCGGAGGCCTCCTTGCCAGCGGTGGAGATCTGCTCGGAGAGGTCAACCGCCGGATACACCAGCTGGCCCAGGCTGACGCTGAAATTGGGCAGGAACACCACCTTGAGGCGCCCATCCATGGCCGGATCCATGTTCACCACATCGGCAATACCCACCAACAGCCTGATGATCAGCTTGGCTATGGCGTAGCCCGGCGCCGCCTTGCCGCCGAACACGAAGGTGCGGGGCGGCAGGTTCTCCCCCTCACGGATGCGCAGGTAGCGCTCGACGATCTGCAGGGCCGCCAGGTGCTGGCGCTTGTATTCATGGATGCGCTTCACCTGCACATCGAAGAGGGAGTTGTGGTCCACCAGCACCCCCAACTCCTTGCGCATGTACTGGGCCAGGCGCTGCTTGCCGAGATCCCGCACCGCCTGCCAGCGCTCGAGGAAGGCCGGGTCATCGGCATAGGGCGCCAGCCCCTCCAACTCCTCCAAATGGGTGCGCCAGCGCTCCCCGATCACCTCGTCCAGCAGGGTTGCCAGGGGAGGATTGGCCACCGCCAGCCAGCGCCGGGGGGTGACGCCGTTGGTGACATTGGTAAAGCGCTCCGGCCAGATCCGAGCCAGGTCGGCGAACAGGTGCTGCTTGAGCAGGGTGCTGTGCAACTCGGCAACGCCATTGACGTGGTGGCTGCCAACCACTGCCAGGTTGGCCATGCGCACCCGCCGTTGGGGGCCCTCTTCGATCAGGGAGATGCGCTGCAGAATTTGGAAATCTCCGGGGTAGCGAATCCGAGCCATGCGCAGGAAGCGGGAGTTGATCTCGTAGATGATCTCCAGCTGGCGCGGCAGCAGCTGCTCGAACAGCTCCACCCCCCAGGTTTCGAGGGCCTCGGGCAGCAGGGTGTGGTTTGTGTAGCTGATGCTGGCGGTGGTGATCGACCAGGCGGTGTCCCAGTCGACGCCGTGGACGTCCAGCAGCAGCCGCATCAACTCGGCGACGGCGATGGCGGGATGGGTGTCATTGAGCTGCACCGCAAACTTGTGGTGGAATTCGGTCACTTCCAGGCCCTGGCCCCGCAGGATGCGGAACATGTCCTGGAGGGAGCAGCTGACGAAGAAGATCTGCTGGGAGAGGCGCAGCCGCTTGCCCTGGTCGAGTTCGTCGTTGGGGTAGAGCACCTTGGAGAGGGTTTCCGACTGCATCTTGCGCAGCACGGCCCTGGTGTAGTCACCTGCGTTGAAGGAGGCGAAGTCGAAGGCCTCCGGTGCCACCGCCGACCACAGCCGCAGGGTGTTGGCGGTGTTGACGCCGTAGCCAAGGATCGGTGTGTCGTAGGCCACGCCGATCACGGTGTGCTCACCGATCTGCACCGGGTAGCTCCACTCGGGCCGGATCAACTCCCAGGGGTTGCCCTGGGCCAGCCAGGGGTCCGTGCTCTCCACCTGGCCATGGGGTGTGATCTGCTGGCGGAAGATGCCGAATTCGTAGCGGATGCCGTAACCGATGGCCGGCAGTTCCAGGGTTGCCATCGACTCCTGGAAGCAGGCGGCCAGCCGGCCGAGGCCCCCATTGCCCAGGCCGGGCTCGGGCTCCTCAGCGATCAGCTCCTGGAGGTTCAGGCCCAAGCTGGTGCAGGCCTGCCGGGCCGCCTCCACCAGGCCCAGGTTGACCAGGTTGTTTTCGAGGTGGGGGCCGAGCAGGTATTCCGCCGACAGGTAGGTGGCGGTGCGCACGTGCTCGCGGGTGTAGGTGTCAGCCGTATCCACCCAGTTGCGCAGCAGGCGGTCGCGCACCGCCAGGGCCAGGCAGCGGTAGTGGTCGTGGCGGGTGGCCAAGGAGGCGGATTTGGCCTGACTGAAAAAGAGATGACGCTGCATCGATTCAACCAGCGCCTTGCTTTCGGCAGAGGCCATCCGCACCATTTCCAAAATGAAATTCTGAATGGAATAGCTGGAATTGGCAGGGAGGCTGTGGGGAAAGCCAGACAATTTTGAGGTCGAATCGCTCGAGTGGTAACAACGGCGGCAATTTCAGGGCAGCTCGAAGGCTTTGGGTAGGTATTGATTGATGTCCCCCGGCGAACCCATGCCCTCCCAGCCCCGCCTCGATGCCATCGAGAAGATTCTCAGCCGCCAACCCATTGCCACCGCACCGATCCAGTCACTCGATGAGCTGTGGGCCAGTGACGTCTTCACGCTGGACAAGATGAAGGCGGCGCTGCCGAAGGAGATTTTCAAGTCGGTGCAGCGCACCATCAAGGAGGGCAGCAAGCTCGACGTTTCGGTGGCCAACGTGGTAGCCCAGGCGATGAAGGAATGGGCCACCGCCCGCGGCGCCCTTTATTACTCCCACGTCTTCTACCCACTCACCAACTCCACCGCCGAGAAGCACGACGGCTTCATCTCCCCCCAGGGCGACGGCACGGCCTTCACCGAATTCACCGGCAAGGTGCTGGTGCAGGGCGAGCCAGACGGCTCCTCCTTCCCGAACGGCGGCATCCGCTCCACCTTCGAGGCCCGCGGCTACACCGCCTGGGACATCACCAGTCCGGCCTATCTGATGGAGACACCCAATGGCCTCACCCTCTGCATCCCGACGGTGTTTGTGTCCTGGACCGGCGAAGCCCTCGACAAGAAAACGCCCCTGCTGCGCTCGATCGCCGCGGTGAACAAGCAGGCCCACAAGCTGCTCAGCCTGTTGGGTGAAACCAACATCGCCCCGGTCAACTCCAGCTGCGGCGCTGAGCAGGAGTACTTCCTGATCGACAGCGCCTACGTGCCCCTGCGGCCTGATCTGCTGCTAGCCGGCCGCACCCTGTTCGGTCGGCCGTCGGCCAAGGGTCAGCAGTTTGACGACCACTACTTCGGTGCTATCCCGGAGCGGGTGCAGGTGTTCATGCAGGAGGTGGAGCGGCAGATGTACAAGCTTGGGATCCCGGCCAAGACGCGCCACAACGAGGTGGCACCCTCCCAGTTCGAGATCGCGCCCTTCTTCGAAGCCGCGAACGTGGCCACAGACCACCAGCAGCTGACGATGACCATCCTGCGAGCCACCGCCAAGAAGCATGGCCTGGCCTGCCTGCTGCACGAGAAACCCTTTGCCGGCATCAATGGCTCGGGCAAACACGTCAACTGGTCGATCGGCAACGCCACCCAGGGGAACCTGCTCGATCCGGGCAAGACGCCCCACGAAAACCTCCAGTTCCTGCTCTTCTGCGGAGCCGTGATCCGGGGCGTGCACCTGTATGGCCCTCTGCTGCGGGCAGTGATCGCCACCGCCAGCAACGACCACCGCCTGGGCGCCAACGAAGCGCCACCGGCGATCATCTCGGTTTATCTGGGCAGCCAGCTCGAAGATGTGTTCAACCAGATCCGCGAGGGCCGGCTCTCCGGCTCTGCGATCGGCGGCGTGATGAACTTCGGCGTGGACACCCTGCCGGAATTCGACAAGGACGCCGGCGATCGCAACCGCACCTCGCCCTTCGCCTTCACCGGCAACCGCTTCGAATTCCGCGCCGTCGGCTCGAACCAGTCGGTGGCGGGGCCGCTGGTGACACTCAACACGATCCTGGCCGACTCGCTCAACTGGATTGCCGGCGAACTGGAAACCAAGCTCTCCAGCGGTTTCGGCCTGGAGGAGGGGGCCCTGGCTGTGCTCAAGACCACGATCACCAACCACGGCGCGGTGGTGTTCGGCGGCAACGGCTACTCGGAAGAATGGCACCACATGGCAGTGGCGGAGCGGGGCCTGGAAAACCTCCGCACCACCGCCGATGCCCTGCCGGTGCTGGAGCGGCCGGCTATCCGCGAGTTGTTCGAGCGCACGGGCGTGCTCTCGGCCGTCGAGCTGCAGAGCCGTTTTGAGGTCTACGCCGAGCAGTACATCCTGGCGATCGATGTGGAGGCCAAGCTGGCCGTCCAGATCGCCCGCACCCAGGTGTATCCGGCGGCAATCCGCTATCTGGGCGAACTGGCCGAATCCCTGCAACTGCAGAGCTCCCTCGGCATCCAGGTATGCCCGGAAAGCTCCAAGCAGGTTGCCGAACTGTGCCAGTCCCTGATGGACATCAGCGGCCAGTTGCAGGGTGCAATTGAGAATCCACCCCATGGCACCGAAGCCCATATGCGCTATAGCGCCGACACCCTGGTGCCTTTGATGGCGGAACTGCGGGGCGTGGTTGATGGCCTGGAGGCCCTGGTGGACGACAACCTCTGGCCCTTGCCCACCTACCAGGAGATGCTGTTCGTGCGCTGAGTTACTGCAGGAGCGTCACTGGGGGAACACGCTGATCTTGGCGTGTTCCCGATAACTGGGGTCGGCCATGGTGTCGACCTCAAACCAGGTCCAGGTGGCGCTGGGTTCTGGAGTGCACCGGGTCAGGGGCCACTCGATTCGCCGCCGCTGGTAGGTGAGCCCCACACAGGTGAGGGCGACATCGTCGGCCATCAGCGACCAGAGCACATGCACCTCGCCCCGGTCATAGGCGATCGGCGTCCCATGGATCCCCTGCTCGGGGAGCCAGCCGGGCAACTTGGTGAGGCTGAGCTGGTTTTCCCAGCAGAGATAGGAGCCGTTGTCGGTGGGATAGAACCAGCAGGTTTCGTTCTCCGCCTCCGTCAGCGCGAAGCGATCCACCAACTGCACCGCCTGCAGCTGCAGCGGCGGGCCGCCGGCCGGCCGCTCCCCCTCCGGCCAGGCCAGGCCGCTGAGGGCGTAGACGCCGATCCACAGAGATGGCACCTCCAATTGGGGAACGAGGGCGTCGCAAATCAGTGCACGGCGGGGGGGAGAACCTGGCAAGGGGTCGGGTAGGGGGTCTTCGCCGGTGATGGTGGCGCTGCTGCTGCCCACAAGTTGGTCGAGGGTGCCCGACCAGCCATCCGGGAGGCGGAAGATCCGCAGCGAGCGTCCCAGCCCCGGGCCCCTCTGCTGGGCACCGACCAACTGCTGCCAATCCACGTCTTCCCCGGGCAGCTCCTGGCTCCCGGCGAGCACAAAAGCAAGGGTGTTCAGCATGGGCTGCCGGGGACAGATGGAAGCCGGCGGAAAGGGGCCGGTAGGTATTAGACCCTAGGAGCCCTGACCCGCTGCAGTGGTGTTGGTCGCTGCCGATCAGGCCGGGCGCAGCACCACCTCAACGATCACAAAGCCAACCAGAGCTGCTAGAGCCAACAGGGAGGACAGCCGCACCAACACCTCATGCAAACTGAATCTTAAGAAAATCCTAGGAGCCATGGCTGATTGCGGCGAGAACGGCACCAGGTCTTCACATCTCGATGACCCGGGCGGCCAGCCCAGCCCTCCCCTGGTGCTTGTGCATGGGCTGCTGGATAGCCCGCTGGTGTTTAACGGCCTCAAACGTTCCCTGGCCAACCGGCGCCAGCCCCTGCTGCTGCCAGATCTGCCCTTGCGGCTCGGGCTCACCCCCGTGCGGGAAGCGGCGGAACTGCTGGGCAGCCACATCGAGGCGGCCTTCGGGTGCGAGCAGCCCCTAGACCTGCTGGGCTTCTCGATCGGCGGGGTGATCGCCCGCACCTGGGTGCAACTGCTTGGGGGCCACCGGCGCACCCGCCGCCTGACCAGCGTGGGCAGTCCCCAGCAGGGCACCCTCACCGCCCACCCCTGGCCGGCTCGCCTGCTGGCTGGCATAGCCGATCTCAGGTATGGCAGCCAACTGCTGGAGCAGCTCAACGGCAACCTCAGCAACCTGGCTGGGATCGAGTGCTGCAGCTTTTACTCAGCTATCGATCTGGCGGTGCTGCCGGGCTGGCGGGCCGTATTGCCGGTCGGCAGACGCCAGATGCTGCCGGTGTGGGCCCATCCCCAACTGCTGCGCTCGGCGCGGGCCCTGAAGCCCCTCACCGAGGAGCTGCTGCGGCCATGAGCGCCAGCGCTTCCCTGGCCGTTCTGCAATGCGCCCTAGGCTGGCTCTGCTGGAGCCTGCTGGTGGGAGCCCTGGCCAACCGGATTCCAGCCAGCTGGCTAGCAGCGGGGCACTGGATCTGGCGGCGACCTTGGCGGGAAAGCCGCCAGGCCTTCGAGCGGCGCCTGGCAATTCGTCGCTGGAAGGGCTGGCTCCCCGATGCAGGTAATGCCTTACCAAAAGGGGTAGCCAAGGAGGCCTTGGTGGGCCGCAATCGTGCCGATCTCGAGCGGCTGGTGCTGGAAACCAGAAGGGCAGAACTGGTCCACTTGCTGCTTTGGCCCTTCTGGATCGTCACATCCAGCTGGCTGGCGCCGGCGGAAGTGCTGCTCAACCTGCTGTTTGCCTACTGCTTCAACCTGCCCTGTATTTGGATACAGCGCTACAATCGGCTGAGGCTAATCAGGCTGCTGGAGAGGCACCCTTAGAAGCGGAACCAGACCCGGCGGCCGAGCACGGGCCGGACGGCTGAACTTTCGATCGAGCCGTAGGCGGCATAGGTGGGCTGGGGAGCAGGGACCGATTCCCAACGCAGGGCTGGCCGATCAAGCTGAACTAGCTCCATCGGATCAGGTGTGGCAACAATGGCCAGAACCTGGGAGTGGAGAATGCGCTCGTGGGCAGGCACCCGCTCCCAGCGAGGGTTGGCCGAGGCCAGGGTGATGCTGGCGGCAGGGGTGGAACCTGGGGCAGGAACTATTTCCCAGCGGGGCTTCTGAGCCTGGGCAACCACTTCCCAGCCGGGGTATGCGGCCTTGACCGGGAGCGCCTGGGGCTGG
Protein-coding regions in this window:
- a CDS encoding triacylglycerol lipase; protein product: MADCGENGTRSSHLDDPGGQPSPPLVLVHGLLDSPLVFNGLKRSLANRRQPLLLPDLPLRLGLTPVREAAELLGSHIEAAFGCEQPLDLLGFSIGGVIARTWVQLLGGHRRTRRLTSVGSPQQGTLTAHPWPARLLAGIADLRYGSQLLEQLNGNLSNLAGIECCSFYSAIDLAVLPGWRAVLPVGRRQMLPVWAHPQLLRSARALKPLTEELLRP